The Coffea arabica cultivar ET-39 chromosome 1e, Coffea Arabica ET-39 HiFi, whole genome shotgun sequence genome has a window encoding:
- the LOC113694105 gene encoding uncharacterized protein, protein MRFTYVLPGWEGTASDSRIIKNALTREDKLIIPNGKYYLVDAGFMLRRGLLTPYRNVRYHLKEYSSQQPQNFRELFNLRHSSLRNAIERAFGVLKKRFPIIGDTQPTYSVETQSQIVLACCILHNFLMEFDPDLEYINEVDEELANQSPSEEESGDISAEKDHAQGESLRNEIAMQMWNDYIL, encoded by the exons ATGAGATTCACATATGTTCTACCTGGTTGGGAGGGAACTGCATCGGATTCAAGGATCATAAAAAATGCGCTCACTAGAGAAGATAAATTAATCATTCCTAATG GTAAATATTATCTTGTTGATGCTGGATTCATGTTGAGAAGGGGACTTCTTACACCTTATAGAAATGTAAGGTATCACCTGAAGGAATACTCAAGTCAACAACCGCAaaactttcgagaactattcaATTTGCGACATTCATCATTGCGTAATGCAATTGAGAGAGCATTTGGTGTCTTGAAAAAACGGTTTCCAATCATTGGAGATACTCAACCAACTTATAGTGTTGAAACACAATCACAAattgtgcttgcttgttgtaTATTACATAATTTTCTCATGGAGTTTGACCCTGACTTGGAGTACATTAATGAAGTGGATGAAGAATTGGCAAATCAATCTCCATCGGAGGAGGAAAGTGGAGATATAAGTGCTGAAAAAGATCATGCTCAAGGAGAAAGTTTAAGGAATGAAATAGCAATGCAAATGTGGAATGATTACATACTATGA
- the LOC113703293 gene encoding general transcription and DNA repair factor IIH subunit TFB2-like isoform X2, whose product MDTNAQLWYIIREYIGNSEERGLDSADLVSFLLELSFHSTGKAYNINTLSGIQRTIIRDLADLGLVKLQQGRKESWFIPTKLATNLSISLSDTSSRKQEYAVVETNFRMYAYSSSKLHCEILRLFARVEYQLPNLIVGAITKESLYKAFQNGITAEQIISFLQQNAHPRVAERIPTVPENVTDQIRLWESDLNRVECIPAHFFEEFPSREVFEAACDHA is encoded by the exons ATGGATACAAATGCACAATTGTGGTATATCATCAGGGAATATATCGGCAACTCTGAG GAGCGAGGTCTGGACTCAGCGGATCTTGTATCCTTTCTTCTGGAACTAAGCTTCCATTCTACTGGAAAG GCTTATAATATAAACACATTGAGTGGTATACAGAGGACTATAATTAGGGATCTTGCTGATTTGGGCCTTGTGAAGCTTCAGCAG GGAAGAAAGGAGAGTTGGTTTATCCCGACAAAGTTGGCTACAAATCTATCTATCAGCTTATCAGATACATCATCCAGGAAACAG GAATATGCTGTTGTAGAGACAAATTTCAGGATGTATGCATATTCATCTTCCAAATTGCACTGTGAAATCTTACGTCTATTCGCCAG GGTTGAATACcaacttcctaacttgattgTTGGAGCAATTACAAAAGAGAGTCTATATAAAGCTtttcaaaacggtataactGCCGAACAA attatttcttttcttcaacAGAATGCACATCCTCGAGTTGCAGAGAGAATACCTACTGTGCCTGAGAATGTCACTGATCAG ATAAGGTTGTGGGAATCAGATTTGAATAGGGTGGAGTGTATACCTGCACATTTCTTTGAAGAGTTCCCCTCTAGG GAAGTGTTCGAGGCTGCATGCGATCATGCATGA
- the LOC113703293 gene encoding general transcription and DNA repair factor IIH subunit TFB2-like isoform X1 — protein sequence MHNCGISSGNISATLSLLLVFFTLVQERGLDSADLVSFLLELSFHSTGKAYNINTLSGIQRTIIRDLADLGLVKLQQGRKESWFIPTKLATNLSISLSDTSSRKQEYAVVETNFRMYAYSSSKLHCEILRLFARVEYQLPNLIVGAITKESLYKAFQNGITAEQIISFLQQNAHPRVAERIPTVPENVTDQIRLWESDLNRVECIPAHFFEEFPSREVFEAACDHA from the exons ATGCACAATTGTGGTATATCATCAGGGAATATATCGGCAACTCTGAG CCTGTTACTTGTATTCTTCACCTTGGTGCAGGAGCGAGGTCTGGACTCAGCGGATCTTGTATCCTTTCTTCTGGAACTAAGCTTCCATTCTACTGGAAAG GCTTATAATATAAACACATTGAGTGGTATACAGAGGACTATAATTAGGGATCTTGCTGATTTGGGCCTTGTGAAGCTTCAGCAG GGAAGAAAGGAGAGTTGGTTTATCCCGACAAAGTTGGCTACAAATCTATCTATCAGCTTATCAGATACATCATCCAGGAAACAG GAATATGCTGTTGTAGAGACAAATTTCAGGATGTATGCATATTCATCTTCCAAATTGCACTGTGAAATCTTACGTCTATTCGCCAG GGTTGAATACcaacttcctaacttgattgTTGGAGCAATTACAAAAGAGAGTCTATATAAAGCTtttcaaaacggtataactGCCGAACAA attatttcttttcttcaacAGAATGCACATCCTCGAGTTGCAGAGAGAATACCTACTGTGCCTGAGAATGTCACTGATCAG ATAAGGTTGTGGGAATCAGATTTGAATAGGGTGGAGTGTATACCTGCACATTTCTTTGAAGAGTTCCCCTCTAGG GAAGTGTTCGAGGCTGCATGCGATCATGCATGA
- the LOC113694084 gene encoding proteasome subunit beta type-4-like, whose product MWDDGNSLGPKEVHNYLTRVMYNRRNKFNPLWNSLILGGLKMDRSTLERVTMIGVHYEDNHVATGFGNHLARPILREEWNENLTFEEGVKLLEKCMRVLLYRDRSAVNKLQIAKITDEGFTISQPYSLKTQWKFKAFENPTVGAEGSW is encoded by the exons ATGTGGGATGATGGAAATTCCTTGGGCCCTAAAGAGGTTCATAATTATTTAACCCGAGTGATGTACAATCGCCGCAATAAGTTTAATCCTTTGTGGAATTCTCTTATTCTTGGAGGACTAAAAATGGACAGAAGTACCTTGGAACGG GTTACTATGATTGGTGTACATTATGAGGATAATCATGTTGCAACTGGTTTTGGTAATCACCTTGCACGACCCATTCTCAGGGAGGAATGGAATGAAAACTTGACCTTTGAAGAAGGTGTCAAGCTATTGGAGAAGTGCATGCGCGTCCTCCTTTATCGTGATAGATCAGCTGTGAACAAACTCCAG ATTGCAAAAATCACAGATGAAGGTTTCACAATTTCTCAGCCGTATTCATTGAAGACTCAGTGGAAGTTTAAAGCTTTCGAGAATCCAACAGTCGGTGCTGAGGGCTCATGGTAG
- the LOC113703243 gene encoding dephospho-CoA kinase has product MRIVGLTGGIGSGKSSVSNLFKAHGIPVVDADVIAHDVLKKGTAGWKKVVAAFGEDILLPDGEVDRPKLGRIVFSDPQKRQILNRFLAPYISSGILLEVLKLWMKGCKIIVLDVPLLFEAKMDRWTNPIAVVWVDPETQLHRLMARDGTTEEDAKSRINSQMSLDLKRTKADILIDNTGSLADLNENFQKVLVQVTRPLTWTEFALSRQGAIVASISIFLGIIICRKCL; this is encoded by the exons ATGAGGATAGTGGGGCTGACCGGAGGGATTGGATCAGGGAAGAGTAGCGTCTCCAATCTTTTCAAGGCCCATGGTATTCCGGTCGTCGATGCTGACGTCATTGCCCAT GATGTTTTGAAAAAAGGTACTGCTGGTTGGAAAAAGGTGGTGGCTGCTTTTGGGGAGGACATCCTGCTTCCTGATGGAGAGGTGGATCGCCCGAAGTTAGGTCGCATTGTATTTTCTGATCCACAAAAACGCCAGATTCTTAATAG ATTTCTGGCACCATACATCTCATCAGGCATTCTCTTGGAAGTGTTGAAACTATGGATGAAGGGGTGCAAAATTATTGTGCTTGATGTCCCTTTGTTGTTTGAAGCCAAGATGGACAGGTGGACAAATCCTATTGCTGTTGTTTGGGTTGATCCCGAGACTCAGCTCCATCGGCTCATGGCAAGAGATGGAACCACAGAAGAAGATGCTAAGAGCAGGATTAACTCTCAAATGTCTCTTGATCTCAAAAGGACCAAAGCAGATATTCTAATAGATAACACTGGATCACTGGCAGATctgaatgaaaattttcagaagGTATTGGTCCAGGTCACAAGGCCTTTGACATGGACAGAATTTGCTTTATCTAGACAGGGTGCTATTGTTGCATCTATATCCATTTTTCTAGGCATCATCATATGCAGGAAATGTTTGTGA
- the LOC113703293 gene encoding general transcription and DNA repair factor IIH subunit TFB2-like isoform X3, which translates to MHNCGISSGNISATLSLLLVFFTLVQERGLDSADLVSFLLELSFHSTGKAYNINTLSGIQRTIIRDLADLGLVKLQQGRKESWFIPTKLATNLSISLSDTSSRKQEYAVVETNFRMYAYSSSKLHCEILRLFARVEYQLPNLIVGAITKESLYKAFQNGITAEQIISFLQQNAHPRVAERIPTVPENVTDQTK; encoded by the exons ATGCACAATTGTGGTATATCATCAGGGAATATATCGGCAACTCTGAG CCTGTTACTTGTATTCTTCACCTTGGTGCAGGAGCGAGGTCTGGACTCAGCGGATCTTGTATCCTTTCTTCTGGAACTAAGCTTCCATTCTACTGGAAAG GCTTATAATATAAACACATTGAGTGGTATACAGAGGACTATAATTAGGGATCTTGCTGATTTGGGCCTTGTGAAGCTTCAGCAG GGAAGAAAGGAGAGTTGGTTTATCCCGACAAAGTTGGCTACAAATCTATCTATCAGCTTATCAGATACATCATCCAGGAAACAG GAATATGCTGTTGTAGAGACAAATTTCAGGATGTATGCATATTCATCTTCCAAATTGCACTGTGAAATCTTACGTCTATTCGCCAG GGTTGAATACcaacttcctaacttgattgTTGGAGCAATTACAAAAGAGAGTCTATATAAAGCTtttcaaaacggtataactGCCGAACAA attatttcttttcttcaacAGAATGCACATCCTCGAGTTGCAGAGAGAATACCTACTGTGCCTGAGAATGTCACTGATCAG ACTAAATGA